In Exiguobacterium acetylicum, the genomic stretch CTTTAATTAAAAATTCTTTTGAAATATCTTCTGTCTCACAAATATCGATAGTTATACATTTATCTAATTCAAGACGATCACCAGCATCAATCTCTAAATAAGAGATGTGAAGTGCGTGTAAGATTTGATTGAACTGTGCATCAACTTCTCCAACGAATAATTGATCAGCAGAATAACTGTATGATTCAATAAAATCTAAAATTAGAATGGCTTTTTCAACAACTTTTGCGTACATTTCTTCAAATTCAAGACTTTTAGCGTGTAACGTTTCAATCATTCTTGAATCGATGATTTCATTTTTCACTTCGTCATTATTCACATGATTAGGATCTTTGATCATTTCAATTTGTTCATTCAAAGGTTGGTTTTTCATCTTCTCAACTAAATGTGCTCCTAAATAAATCCATTCATCTACATTTTCAAGAGCTTGCGTTGTTCGTTGCGCTGTAAAATAGAAAGCTTCACGTGTGTCTATCGATAATTCTAATTTTTCTTTTATAGATTCAATCAATAAATCAAGATAATTATTGAGTAAACGGTATTGTATCCAGTCGTTCATTAAAATTAAGTCATTTGAATTCACAGGAGTTCTTTTGACGTCTTGCTTCTCAAAAGTCGTTGGTTTTGAATTAGAAGAATAGGCTTGATGAACGGTCTCCATTGATGGTTTTGAAAACTGATTAGTTTTTCGATCAAATTGAAAACGTTTGTCTTTAAATACTCCATCACAAATAATATCTGACATTTTTCTTAGCCTCCTTATTTTTTTCAGCAAGTTTTTTATACACGAAAAAAGCATCATTTTTCTCTCCTTGTGTTTGTTTCATTTATCGTTAAAAACTTATATAGTGTGTTAGAAAAATAGCTTTCCTTTTTAAAAAATCTAAAAATATAGATTTCTCTTTTTTACATAAAACATTAATCAAATCGTTTGAATCATTCATAAAAGATTGAAGATAATTAGATAAAAAGAGCAGTTTCTCTTCTGAAACTGCTCTTTTGGGGACGTATTCTGCTAAAAGGTTTGCATAACAGGCATCACTTTCTTTTAAGTTACATATGAATAAAAAAGTTTCTTTTGGATAACCTGTAGGAACAAACTTGTCAGCTAGCTTAGTTGAAGTAAGTTGTGTTAATACACTATGTTTCATTATCTTTTTGATAACTATTAGTACTTCTTCTTGCCAAAGCTTTGCTTTAATTGGCCATGCTGATTGATTTTTTATATATACCACTTCTAGACTATCTACCACTTCTTTTATGCACAGTAGTTGTAAATAATCTAGCTCTAGTTGTAAAAGATCACTTTTCTGAGATTTAGCTGTATTTACATTCATATCTTAGACCTTACTTCATGAAACGAATAATAGATTTTACTATTGTTCGAACAGGTGCTTTAAAAATTGGATACTTTTTGATGAAGTCAGCCAATGAAGGACCCACTTTGTAGTAAAATGCAATGAATTGACGACCAATACTATTATATCTAAGCGTATTGTCGCGCCAATTTCTTAAAACTTGAATCTCATATTGCAAAGGTGTTCCATATGCTGCTGTCGCTACAAAGCAATCTGAGTTATTAGAACTACCAGAGTTTCCAGAAGAACTTGAACCTGAGCTGTTTCCTGTTCCACCTGAAATTACTTTAGATCGGTTATTACCGGCATTTCCTGAAATTACTTTAGGACGCCCACTACCTGTATTTCCACCTATCTCTTTTGACAAAATTAACATCTCCCATAAAAAATAATTCAATGTAGTAAAATTTTAATCAATTCCGTCTTTTCAATTGATTCATAATAATTAGATGATCTTTCATGACAAAAAAACATTATAAGAACACTTTTAAATGAAAATCCATAAAATAAATAAATCACCTAAAATGTATTTTAATGTATTTTAAATCAAATATTTATCCTTTTTTAAAATTAAAGTAAATATTTGTTTTTTTAAATTCTGATTGTCTAAAAAAATACAAAAAACCGATTACTATATATAAAAAATGTGAACTGATTCCTTCAAAATGTGGGCTAACCTAAAATTTTGAGACAATATAAAAAATCTTCGGAGTAATACACTTTTAATAAGTATTAACATCGAAGGTGTTTTTGCATGAGCAAAAATGTATATTCAAGCAAAATAAAAAGATAATTCATCGCATATAAAATCAATGCCCTACTTCTTTAGAAATCTAAAAAACCATTTACTTGAATCCTTTTTCGAAAAAAATTCTTGTTAACACTTGATTATAATTTAAATGTAGTACCATTTATTTGAAGGAGGATTATCACATGAAAAGAATCGGTCTCACATTACTTGCTTTGACACTCTCGACCATTCCAGTCGATGCTTCTTCAACTGACAAGAAAATCGAACAACTAAAAAAGGAATCGATTAAGGGGCATACATATTTAATGCATCGTACACTACAGATGAATCAGTCCTCCTCCAAGGAAATTGTCTCCATCTTTAAAAAGAAAAGAGATTCATTTTTTAATGACTATATCATCCGGGTTCACGAATTAAAAAACGGAAAATGGAAAGATTCTTATAAAAAAGTCATCAAAGAACAACATGATGTAAAGTTCATTACGGCTGGTCTTATCGGAAAATATGAACATACTGTTGTTGGCTACAAATCAGGGAGTAGAAATTTCTTGAACTCCTATCTCATTGGATCACCAGACGGAGAAACACTAAAAACGATTCAAACGAAGGAAGGACTTTTGATGGGAAATGCGAAGATCGCCAAAGGAAACCTTTACTATCTCAATCGTTCCATCACCCTCAGCAAATACAGCTATAAAAAAAATAAACTGGTATCGACTGGTCAACCAACGGGTCAAGATGATCGGATTGTAGCAGAGCAACCGGAAGTTTGGTTAGGACTGGAGCAGCTATCAGGAAGAGCGAAATATATCGGTAAACATACTTATACGGTTCATGTTGGAGATCGAATCGGAATAGGACGTAATCAATTGACCGATGCGAGAAACTACGAATATAGTCTTCATTCAAAAGGTCATTACACGATGGACTGGGACTATTCAAAAGTAAGTCTACTAACGAAAAAACCAGGTACAACGTATCTCATTCTTTCACCTGGACCTGGAGAAAAAGAAGTAGACATAGAAATCATCGTTAAAAAATGATCCAAAATCATATACCTCATGTCTGCTATACAAAACGTAGATAGGCAATATTTTAACGGCTTGAGCCCTTTAGGATTCAAGCCGTTTAATTGTTCTTGTTATCCTTCTTCGTACTTCATTAGTGACGTTTCACTTTTCACTGGAAGAGTACTTACTTTTGAACACAGAAAAAGCTTCCATCAAACCAGATAAAAGTGCTTGTCTATTGTAAACATCATTTATACGAAAGAATCTCGACTGAGCCGATTTGATAAAAATTCATCCTAATGGCTACTCTAAAAGCCAGTTCCTAAAATAATCAGGAACTGGCTTTTACTTATTTCACCGTAAATTTCACTGTGACAGAATTACCGTATGCTTCTGGTTCGAAATGCCATTTCTCGACACCCATTTTGATTGCTTTGAAGCCATAGCCATCAAGTTTCAGTTTACTTTCTCCTGATGAGAGTGCCCGGTAGACATATGGATTCGTATCCTTCGTCGACTTACGGACGATTCCGAAACGTTGTCCTTTTTTGAGCGTCATCGACTTATTACTCGTAAGATGCGTAGTTCCGCCATATTCATCAAGCGTCATGTATTTCGAGACTTTTCCAACAGCATCTCGATCATCCGCCCCCGTACCGATGCGATGTTTTAATGTCTTTCCTTTATAGGAATAGACATCATGAACGATCGTCATCGAACCAAGATAGAGTTTTTTATCTTTAATTAACGCGCGACCGAATGGGTACGCTTCTTTTGCTTCAAACACCTTCTTGATTGCCTTACCATCCGTTGATCCAATTAAAATTGGTGTTAGAAAGCTACCACTTCCCTCGACTGGTCCGATGACGAGTTGTTCTTTTTTCGCATCGACCAATTTTCCTTTAGCCCACACATCATAATAAGCTGTATCTCGATCCGTATACGTATAGATCGTCGTCCATTTTTTCTTCTTCGCATCATACTTCTGCGCTTTACCGATAACATCGTTCATGTACGTCTTCGTATTGAATCGTTCATACAGCGTAAACGTTTCAGGATACTTGCCACCAAGTAGATAGACGGACCGGACATCGATTGGTTTATAACCACCAGATAGTTTACTTTTCTTTAACGCAGCGATTTGGCGATCAACGATTGATTTCTCTGTTTTACTGAGTGCTGCTACCGAGTCACTCGCTACTGGTAATGTGCTGATGATGAAACCGAGTGCTGTTGCTACAACTACTTTTTTCATTTGAATTCCTCCTTATGATTAATACATCGTCGTATCGTTATGACTAAAGCTTTTCAGTTGTTCCGAATCAACGATATACCATCGTTCATCATCTAAGTTGTACTTCAGATAATACTTGAAGGGAACGTCATCTCCAGGATCACGCTCATCGAGTGAACCGTCATCTTCTTTGTAATAGTCACCTTCGTAGTAGCAAATGGCTTCTACGGTCGCCGTCAAATCAGTTGCTATTTCACTGACATTAATAGATGAAGGTGAATATTCGACATCATCCAAGTATTCTTCCCAATAAACACCTTTCTTGTCCATGCTTGCATAATAACTTTGTTGCTTACTTAAATAAGCAGAAGATGTGAACAACGTGAAAGCAGATGTATCCTTATCGATATATGCTTGTTCCCATTCTTTTGCATGTTGATATACGGTATTAACGATATCTTCTTTAACCGATTCTCGGACTTCCATGCCTCTTCCTGTCGCTGAATCTGAGAGCGACTTCCGTTGATCAACGAGCCAATCTTGTCCCGATTTCACAAGATTTAGTTCCCAGACAATCGTGCTGCCGTCCGGACGTTCGTGTAGATACGGCTGATAAGACCGTGAGGAGTAGTCGACCTTTACTCTGACCGTCGCCTTATCTCCTTTAATCGTAATATCGTTTTATAGACTGTAAATATAAAATAAAAACCTTCACTCCTGAGGGAGCAAAGGTTAAAAATGAATCATCGATCCGTCGCAGAAACACCAATCGCGCGGACATATCCTTTTGTATCGTAGTCGAACCAAAGCAGTGCTTTTTTGCTGACGTTATAATAGTAGGTACCTTCTTGCTTGAAGTTGAGATACTTCTCTTTTTTAATCAGGAAAATCATCTTCGTCGGAACTTCGCCTTTTTTCAGCTTCTCATGCTCATCCGGTTTACCGAGTGCTTTCTTGACCTCACTTAACTTGATCTTCCGATCGTCAAGCTTCGGTAACGTCATCAAGACACCGACATGCTCCGGATACTTCGCGCTGAAACGGAAATCCGAGTACAAATTCTTTCCTTTCAACTTGCCGAACACACAGCAGTCTGTTTCGTCGACCCCATAACTGGCGTCTTTTCCTTTGATGGTGAAGCGATCATACAGTTTTGCTTTCGCATCCAGCAATGTTCCTTTTTCCGCTGCTGCGAATTGTTTCTTTAAGTACTTGGCGTTTGACATGGTTTTGGCATCAATCGAAGTTGGGACGAGCAACACCAACATCATGACAAGCACGACGAGCCCTTTCATCCATTTCATTTGACGATTCCTCCTTTGTCACGGATTACGACTACTGTAACATTTATCCATTTTTATTTCATCATTCTATTTCAAAAAACATCAATCTATTTTTGAAATTTATTTTCTATTTCTGATGATCAAAAAACCTCTCACTAACATTAGGAGAGGTTTCACTCTATCAATTATCTAAGCGAGAAACGCTAAAGTGGTGTCCACCGATCAATGACGAATCGTTCATTTCGTCACCCAATCTCCACCAGCCTTTTCCCTTGTTGTTTGATTGTTTCATCATGCGTGACAAGGATGATCGTCTTTCCTTGATCGTTCAATTCTTGTAAGAGCGCCATCACCCGCTCAGCATTCGCTTGATCGAGCGAGCCTGTCGGTTCATCCGCTAAGATAATGTCACACTGCTTCAGCATCAATCGAGCTAATGCGACCCGTTGC encodes the following:
- a CDS encoding CFI-box-CTERM domain-containing protein; amino-acid sequence: MNYFLWEMLILSKEIGGNTGSGRPKVISGNAGNNRSKVISGGTGNSSGSSSSGNSGSSNNSDCFVATAAYGTPLQYEIQVLRNWRDNTLRYNSIGRQFIAFYYKVGPSLADFIKKYPIFKAPVRTIVKSIIRFMK